One segment of Hippopotamus amphibius kiboko isolate mHipAmp2 chromosome 4, mHipAmp2.hap2, whole genome shotgun sequence DNA contains the following:
- the LOC130850859 gene encoding ras-related protein Rab-9A-like: MAGKSSLFKVILLGDGGVGKSSLMNRYVTNKFDTQLFHTIGVEFLNKDLEVDGHLVTMQIWDTAGQERFRSLRTPFYRGSDCCLLTFSVDDSQSFQNLSNWKKEFIYYADVKEPESFPFVILGNKVDISERQVSVEEAQAWCRDNGDYPYFETSAKDATNVAAAFEEAVRRVLATEDRSDHLIQTDTVSLHRKPKPSSSCC; the protein is encoded by the coding sequence ATGGCAGGAAAATCATCgctttttaaagtaattctcCTTGGAGATGGTGGAGTTGGGAAGAGTTCTCTAATGAACAGATATGTGACTAATAAGTTCGATACCCAGCTCTTCCATACAATAGGTGTggagtttttaaataaagatttggaGGTGGATGGACATCTTGTTACCATGCAGATTTGGGACACGGCCGGTCAAGAGCGATTCAGAAGCCTGAGGACGCCATTTTACAGAGGTTCTGACTGTTGCCTGCTTACTTTTAGCGTCGATGATTCTCAAAGCTTCCAGAACTTGAGTAACTGGAAGAAAGAATTCATATATTATGCAGATGTGAAAGAGCCTGAAAGctttccttttgtgattttgGGTAACAAGGTCGACATCAGCGAGCGGCAGGTGTCTGTAGAAGAAGCTCAAGCCTGGTGCAGGGACAACGGTGACTATCCTTACTTTGAAACAAGTGCAAAAGATGCCACGAATGTTGCAGCAGCCTTTGAGGAAGCAGTTCGAAGAGTGCTTGCTACCGAGGATAGGTCAGATCACTTGATTCAGACAGACACGGTCAGTCTGCACCGAAAGCCCAAGCCCAGCTCATCTTGCTGTTGA